From one Mesomycoplasma ovipneumoniae genomic stretch:
- a CDS encoding DNA-processing protein DprA — protein sequence MNKKLIHYAIKYKGDYFSIQKAIQQNEEVSDEQIEKVEQLINSGEVRAITITDKNYPESLRILKNPPYVIFYSGNIEFLNDLQPKASLIGENYIPQVQNFFNRSLDQIIKRHVLVTNAYKGVEQKVMEFFRLHEIPIIGVSVNGVENPWMFENFKDYDKLLIISEYPKGVNINKKRLIQRNRLVAALSNFLVIYSLRQKGGSQNLVNYFLDLGKEIYCFYDDNYENLIDFKGSFDLIYQGANWITEIKDVHYKIGMGEE from the coding sequence ATGAATAAAAAATTAATCCATTATGCAATCAAATATAAAGGGGATTATTTTTCAATCCAAAAGGCAATTCAACAAAATGAAGAGGTAAGTGATGAGCAAATAGAAAAAGTTGAACAATTAATTAATTCAGGGGAGGTTAGGGCAATTACAATTACAGATAAAAATTACCCTGAATCCTTGCGGATTCTTAAAAACCCACCATATGTGATATTTTATAGTGGCAATATCGAATTTTTAAATGACCTGCAACCAAAAGCTTCACTAATTGGTGAAAATTACATCCCCCAGGTTCAAAATTTTTTTAATCGTTCACTTGATCAAATAATAAAAAGACACGTTTTAGTAACAAATGCATATAAAGGAGTGGAACAAAAAGTAATGGAATTTTTCCGTTTACATGAAATACCAATTATTGGCGTTTCAGTAAATGGTGTTGAAAATCCTTGAATGTTTGAAAATTTTAAAGATTACGATAAATTGTTGATAATTTCTGAATACCCTAAGGGGGTCAATATTAATAAAAAACGGCTAATCCAGCGGAATCGATTAGTTGCCGCTCTTAGTAATTTTTTAGTGATTTATTCACTAAGGCAAAAAGGTGGATCACAAAATCTAGTTAATTATTTTCTCGATCTTGGTAAGGAAATTTATTGCTTTTATGATGATAATTATGAGAATCTAATTGATTTTAAAGGTTCTTTTGACTTAATTTATCAAGGAGCAAATTGGATAACTGAAATCAAAGATGTGCATTACAAAATAGGAATGGGTGAAGAATAA
- a CDS encoding Mbov_0395 family pilin-like conjugal transfer protein, which translates to MYFLSLFQDTKVGSELSTLATTLQNWIKYLTQIGMPVVGGILVAAIVFFATMLSISHDVEKRDKWKKALIWSSIGFVIILVALGLSTVIISVASSAATGGAKG; encoded by the coding sequence ATGTATTTTTTAAGTTTATTTCAAGACACAAAAGTTGGAAGTGAGTTATCGACTCTTGCAACTACGTTGCAAAATTGAATAAAATATCTGACTCAAATAGGAATGCCTGTTGTTGGCGGAATTTTAGTTGCCGCAATCGTCTTTTTTGCAACAATGCTTTCAATTTCCCACGATGTTGAAAAGCGGGATAAGTGAAAAAAAGCACTAATTTGATCTTCAATTGGATTTGTAATCATTCTAGTTGCCCTTGGATTATCAACAGTAATAATTTCTGTTGCAAGTTCAGCAGCAACTGGCGGAGCTAAAGGGTAA
- a CDS encoding Mbov_0397 family ICE element conjugal transfer ATPase: MKLQNKRIKNVQIQIFRHITLIDIPVIIVLFLVSASIGFALPENLFILVKMLISTAFFLVWTVPLIKYYKNWGLKGYKIIWYIALYFTRPKVYSKISSTSANTRNLLPYSRAKQDFIKISGGFIAGIEIYGQDIFSIGSQKIEQILEQFTTSLNAVNSRISIVKIAHPNDLTKNKLFFLQNQDECKANLNENFCQFYKNDIANFDTYLHHRYFIIIYEKNDVSLLQQLNLLRSNISSTGFRAKTCTLRDLLDLNLKIINFSDFLSDQEYKKIQEGDDISKYLAQDRIEWHPEHFKINDIYFSVQTINEYPFNLPLGWAAQLFSTNSSVVWHLNRLTSAEKEISFNRGAKNLESNLNDQKNVVQKSKTATERAALEEIINIAGSSNEEIFYSTFIFLNWGETKSQLKEIESKNRNNLRNIGGTINPLKYRQLQGFASLFFRFSNFLKEEIEMQASNVAFGIPFTSRNFNDGNYNIIGISKTDYTPIFFDLFLQNQDRKNSNCFILGTSGAGKSTLTKKLLTYNKAVGNSVIILDPQNEYWKIGEELKANTINFASGSSTIFNPLQIQKVFNPQSKIIDESIYNNAETISLHLQNLERFFGILLPNLDHKMLMSIIECVNEIYKNKNFYTLFNDVSLLEPSEFPTIDDLIANYKSMDFSYISQHEKMIVSSTLEYEFSKYGKLNRLFNGQNSNFDIQNGLVIFNVSTLMHLEKRIYQAAFFLILSFIEGKIATNFYKNKKITLIVDEAHRFIDESNTIALDFLFKIAKTIRKYNGGLIITTQNPGDFAISGEAARKSEAIIENCQYAFFFNLKSNDINKVDKLFSSSGGLTDEEKKFIALAQIGEFIFSANLNDRYICSGYFNNAEKKLFFDKGDKLINKGD; encoded by the coding sequence ATGAAATTACAAAATAAACGAATTAAAAATGTTCAAATCCAAATTTTTCGACACATTACGCTAATTGACATTCCGGTAATTATCGTTTTGTTTTTAGTTTCTGCCTCTATTGGTTTTGCGCTGCCTGAAAATTTATTTATTTTGGTAAAAATGTTGATTTCTACGGCATTTTTTTTAGTTTGAACAGTTCCATTAATAAAATACTACAAAAATTGGGGGCTAAAAGGCTATAAAATTATCTGGTATATTGCTCTCTATTTTACAAGACCTAAAGTTTATAGCAAAATTTCCTCGACAAGTGCAAATACACGAAATTTATTACCATATAGCCGTGCTAAACAGGATTTTATTAAAATTTCAGGCGGTTTTATAGCTGGAATTGAAATTTATGGTCAAGATATTTTTAGCATTGGAAGTCAAAAAATCGAACAAATTCTTGAACAATTTACAACAAGTCTTAATGCTGTTAATAGTCGAATTTCGATTGTAAAAATTGCTCATCCTAATGATTTAACAAAAAATAAACTATTTTTTTTACAAAATCAGGATGAATGCAAAGCCAATTTGAACGAGAATTTTTGCCAGTTTTACAAAAATGATATTGCAAATTTTGACACTTATTTGCATCATCGCTATTTTATTATTATTTATGAAAAAAATGACGTTAGTTTGCTTCAGCAACTTAATTTGCTCAGATCGAACATTTCATCAACAGGTTTTCGTGCTAAAACTTGCACACTTAGAGATTTACTTGATTTAAATTTGAAAATAATCAATTTTAGTGATTTTTTAAGTGATCAGGAATACAAAAAAATTCAAGAAGGTGATGATATTAGTAAATATTTGGCACAAGACCGAATTGAATGACATCCAGAACATTTTAAAATTAATGACATTTATTTTTCAGTTCAAACAATTAATGAATATCCTTTTAATCTTCCTCTTGGATGAGCAGCTCAACTTTTTTCAACAAATAGCAGCGTGGTTTGGCATTTAAATCGACTAACAAGTGCCGAAAAAGAAATAAGTTTTAACCGAGGTGCGAAAAATTTAGAATCTAATTTGAATGACCAAAAAAATGTTGTCCAAAAATCTAAAACCGCTACAGAACGAGCAGCTCTTGAAGAAATAATTAACATTGCTGGCTCTTCAAATGAAGAAATTTTTTATTCGACATTTATTTTTTTGAATTGAGGGGAGACTAAATCTCAACTTAAAGAAATTGAAAGTAAAAATCGAAATAATTTAAGAAACATTGGTGGAACAATAAATCCACTAAAATACCGTCAATTACAAGGTTTTGCTTCACTTTTTTTTCGATTTAGCAACTTTTTAAAGGAAGAAATTGAAATGCAAGCAAGTAATGTTGCTTTTGGAATTCCTTTTACATCGCGAAATTTTAATGACGGAAATTATAATATAATTGGGATTAGTAAAACTGATTATACACCTATTTTTTTCGATCTTTTTTTGCAAAATCAAGATCGAAAAAATTCAAATTGTTTCATTTTAGGAACTTCTGGTGCTGGTAAGTCGACACTGACAAAAAAATTGCTAACTTATAATAAAGCTGTCGGAAATTCAGTGATTATTTTAGATCCACAAAACGAATATTGGAAAATCGGTGAAGAACTAAAAGCAAATACAATTAATTTTGCCAGTGGATCATCAACAATTTTTAACCCTTTACAAATTCAAAAAGTTTTTAATCCTCAGTCAAAAATTATTGATGAAAGTATTTATAATAACGCCGAAACTATTTCACTTCACCTGCAAAATTTAGAGCGATTTTTTGGCATTTTGCTTCCAAATTTAGATCACAAAATGCTAATGTCAATCATTGAATGTGTCAATGAAATCTATAAAAATAAGAACTTTTATACACTTTTTAATGATGTTAGCCTTCTAGAACCTAGTGAATTTCCAACTATTGATGACTTAATTGCCAATTACAAGTCAATGGATTTTTCCTACATTAGTCAGCATGAAAAAATGATTGTCTCATCAACTTTAGAATATGAATTTAGTAAATACGGGAAACTCAATAGACTTTTTAATGGGCAGAATTCCAACTTTGATATTCAAAATGGTCTTGTAATTTTTAATGTTTCAACATTGATGCATCTTGAAAAACGTATTTATCAGGCAGCATTTTTTTTGATCCTGTCATTTATAGAAGGGAAAATTGCTACAAATTTTTACAAAAATAAAAAAATTACCCTAATTGTCGACGAAGCACACCGATTTATTGATGAATCAAACACAATCGCGCTAGATTTTTTGTTTAAAATTGCTAAAACCATTCGTAAATACAACGGTGGTTTGATCATAACAACACAAAATCCCGGCGATTTTGCAATTAGCGGTGAAGCTGCCCGAAAAAGTGAAGCTATTATTGAAAACTGCCAGTATGCTTTCTTTTTTAATTTAAAAAGTAATGATATAAATAAAGTAGACAAACTTTTTTCATCTTCAGGTGGGCTTACTGATGAAGAAAAAAAATTTATTGCACTGGCCCAAATAGGTGAGTTCATTTTTTCTGCAAATTTAAATGATCGATATATTTGTTCAGGTTATTTTAACAATGCAGAGAAAAAATTATTTTTCGATAAAGGAGATAAACTAATTAACAAAGGAGATTAA
- a CDS encoding Mbov_0396 family ICE element transmembrane protein: MFGWLFSGLINIITYPFFVLGWYLLVYLPFSVIAFFNYIFEKIGINIIVHAIFHRQTFSFESLPIGFWIFAIASISMGFIVLILRYVKFLIIRRNSADTEIAAMSKVSVGSFIFIFTFPVIFFALLIAIQSTLTIINNYISGDQNLIDLMLRSASNKIPDSEIKTISEEFSVPSYSTFTTMESGEAIILIITLSASSIVVAYILGISFISLFTASAQLFMNFITMPLWAVSSIWDDGRKLKSWTRTFFGQFAVIIIYQVSFNLFLIWVASTYKIADSIDFEGAKGIFIFRFLLKISFIIGGGLAISTFTRQIAANYGQAGAVEHHQRLASSTLKVGGVALAGAAGTMFKLNQNNHKNATDLTGLPSKWNQKEPFDIIDNSIRPNQKQSPWRNAMNLVGVGAGVAYAATKAKPLIKKWRNYRANRALNGEQTGLKNFFSKKINNLFSKFKRGDSSQNLDKKPKNTRSTVEKTAENPSSQDKIEETAKMNQNDALLTEKSPISDDKLQQTDSLSQSKNQSTDEKQPKIEKNDVEIAPNLDQQENSENKSDEKQQTENPEIAEKPAKKQGFWARFWGEWPKEETKKTRRKSSKTKDETSEKEAKKVKKAVKKKETKAEKAAESKEKKVKIEKSDSKLDEKTSDTKEKAKKVKTSEKSSTASATSDEKSSIAKDENSKNIEKSGPQIEQNDEKIDNSAPKKTWTRSKKAEINTDSQAQNNTEIILNSELRTGESNQNLKPVKDELNENMTKKDQQIQDSSDKSNTNSAKKQEKDKLNN, from the coding sequence ATGTTTGGTTGACTTTTTAGTGGTTTAATCAATATTATTACCTACCCATTTTTTGTTTTAGGATGGTATTTACTTGTTTATTTACCTTTTTCAGTTATAGCCTTTTTTAATTATATTTTCGAAAAAATTGGCATAAACATTATTGTCCATGCAATTTTTCACAGACAAACTTTTTCGTTCGAAAGTCTTCCAATCGGTTTTTGAATTTTTGCAATTGCCTCGATTTCAATGGGCTTTATTGTTCTTATTTTACGATATGTTAAATTTTTAATTATTCGCCGTAATTCTGCAGATACAGAAATTGCGGCAATGTCAAAAGTTAGTGTTGGCTCTTTTATTTTTATTTTTACTTTTCCGGTTATTTTTTTTGCTTTACTAATTGCGATTCAGTCAACCTTAACAATAATAAATAATTATATTAGTGGTGATCAAAATTTAATTGATTTAATGTTAAGATCAGCATCAAATAAAATTCCTGACAGTGAAATTAAAACAATTAGTGAAGAATTTAGTGTTCCATCTTATTCAACTTTTACGACAATGGAATCAGGTGAGGCAATAATTTTAATTATAACACTTTCGGCATCTTCAATTGTTGTTGCCTATATTTTAGGAATTAGTTTTATTTCACTTTTCACTGCATCAGCGCAACTTTTTATGAATTTTATAACAATGCCACTTTGAGCAGTAAGTAGCATTTGGGACGATGGTCGAAAACTAAAAAGTTGAACAAGAACATTTTTTGGGCAATTTGCGGTAATTATTATTTACCAAGTCAGTTTTAATTTGTTCTTAATTTGAGTAGCTTCGACCTATAAAATTGCAGATTCAATTGATTTTGAAGGAGCAAAAGGGATATTTATCTTCCGTTTTTTGCTAAAAATATCTTTTATAATCGGGGGCGGACTGGCAATTTCTACCTTTACTCGCCAAATTGCCGCTAATTATGGACAGGCCGGAGCTGTTGAACACCACCAAAGATTGGCTTCTTCTACTCTAAAAGTTGGAGGAGTTGCGCTTGCTGGGGCGGCCGGGACAATGTTTAAATTAAACCAAAATAATCACAAAAATGCTACTGATTTAACAGGCCTGCCTTCAAAATGAAATCAAAAAGAGCCTTTTGATATTATTGATAATTCAATTCGTCCAAACCAAAAGCAAAGCCCTTGAAGAAATGCGATGAACCTAGTGGGAGTCGGGGCTGGAGTTGCTTATGCCGCGACTAAAGCTAAACCTTTGATTAAAAAGTGACGAAATTACAGAGCTAATCGGGCTTTAAATGGTGAACAAACAGGATTAAAAAATTTTTTTAGCAAAAAAATTAATAATTTATTCTCGAAATTTAAAAGGGGTGATTCAAGTCAAAATTTAGATAAAAAGCCAAAAAATACACGGTCAACTGTTGAAAAAACAGCAGAAAACCCATCATCTCAAGATAAAATCGAAGAAACAGCAAAAATGAATCAAAATGATGCATTATTGACTGAAAAAAGCCCAATTTCTGATGATAAATTACAGCAAACTGATTCATTAAGTCAATCTAAAAATCAATCTACTGATGAAAAACAGCCAAAAATTGAAAAAAATGATGTTGAAATTGCGCCAAATTTAGATCAACAAGAGAATTCTGAAAATAAATCTGATGAAAAACAGCAAACTGAAAATCCAGAAATAGCAGAAAAACCTGCAAAAAAACAAGGCTTTTGAGCTAGATTTTGAGGTGAGTGACCAAAAGAAGAGACTAAAAAAACGCGAAGAAAATCTTCCAAAACAAAAGATGAAACCTCTGAAAAAGAAGCTAAAAAAGTTAAAAAAGCAGTAAAAAAGAAAGAAACTAAAGCAGAAAAAGCAGCCGAATCTAAAGAAAAAAAGGTAAAAATTGAAAAATCTGATTCAAAATTAGATGAAAAAACTAGTGATACAAAAGAAAAGGCGAAAAAAGTAAAAACTAGTGAAAAAAGTAGCACTGCATCTGCAACATCAGACGAAAAATCTTCCATAGCTAAAGATGAAAATTCAAAAAACATTGAAAAATCAGGACCACAAATTGAACAAAATGATGAAAAAATCGACAATTCAGCACCTAAAAAAACATGAACTAGAAGTAAAAAAGCAGAAATTAATACTGACAGTCAAGCCCAAAACAATACTGAAATAATTTTAAATTCTGAATTAAGAACTGGTGAATCTAACCAAAATTTAAAACCAGTTAAAGATGAATTAAACGAAAATATGACCAAAAAAGATCAGCAAATTCAGGACAGTTCAGATAAATCAAACACTAATAGTGCTAAAAAACAAGAAAAAGATAAGTTAAACAATTAA
- a CDS encoding APC family permease, whose protein sequence is MMKTKSKNTLTERQFIFYGLNYVVGFGFIATISRVINQGIWGVFVFILTSLITLAVIFAFARAGQKYQNEVGGSYAYAKKTFKNGLVFFTGWNQVARIMLFSATSPLFFSTLLTQFDPDRQWVYVSISLVVYIILILAGSFGFKLSKQIILVTAIFKWATLLIGFGLIIYLIIQSNTYGHTFSQIEPFSVTLFASTILSFIYSYGGFESLATISQSVETKRFKKVIILMFLIVISSYFLFYIIFIGLGKEYLSNFGLEQVYKTLWGTTGVSLFTIGLFFNRMSATMGSVQPYARYIAPLAEDGFLPSIFAKKNKHNEYHHAIYLSVSLAITSSIIFTIIPRIAGVTDTFGTILKAGNISFLIQYFLTLFTVLIWKWRKNEQIPIWEIVIYIIGMIVILFTLIVSQLPFISSSSEEVTFEQFIPLISYVAAILIGYIVKFLNSWLKKRKLRKVVS, encoded by the coding sequence ATTATGAAAACTAAATCAAAAAACACACTTACAGAACGACAATTTATTTTTTATGGGCTAAATTATGTTGTAGGATTTGGCTTTATCGCCACTATTTCGAGAGTAATTAATCAAGGAATTTGGGGTGTTTTTGTCTTTATTCTAACATCTTTAATTACTTTAGCTGTTATTTTTGCTTTTGCTCGAGCTGGCCAAAAATACCAAAATGAAGTTGGTGGTTCTTATGCATATGCTAAGAAAACCTTTAAAAATGGGCTTGTTTTTTTCACAGGTTGAAATCAAGTCGCCCGAATTATGCTTTTTTCGGCAACAAGTCCGCTATTTTTTTCAACTCTACTAACACAATTTGATCCTGATCGCCAATGAGTTTATGTTTCAATCTCATTAGTAGTTTATATAATTTTAATTCTTGCCGGTAGTTTTGGGTTTAAGCTCTCAAAACAAATAATTTTAGTTACTGCTATTTTTAAATGGGCAACACTTCTTATTGGTTTTGGTTTAATTATTTATTTAATTATTCAATCAAATACATATGGGCATACTTTTAGCCAAATCGAACCTTTTAGTGTTACATTATTCGCTAGTACAATTTTATCATTTATTTATTCTTATGGTGGTTTTGAGTCATTAGCGACAATTTCACAAAGTGTCGAAACAAAACGGTTTAAAAAAGTAATAATTCTAATGTTTCTTATAGTAATTTCTTCCTATTTTTTATTTTATATAATTTTTATAGGACTTGGTAAAGAATATCTTTCAAACTTTGGACTTGAACAAGTCTACAAAACTCTTTGAGGTACCACAGGAGTATCACTTTTTACAATCGGATTATTCTTTAATCGAATGTCAGCAACAATGGGATCGGTTCAACCTTATGCAAGATATATTGCCCCACTTGCTGAAGACGGTTTTTTACCTTCAATTTTTGCCAAAAAAAATAAGCACAACGAATACCATCATGCTATTTATCTTTCAGTTTCGCTTGCTATTACTTCAAGTATAATTTTTACAATTATTCCTAGAATTGCCGGTGTTACAGACACCTTTGGTACAATTTTAAAGGCAGGAAATATTTCCTTTTTAATTCAGTATTTTCTCACACTCTTTACAGTTTTGATTTGAAAATGACGAAAAAACGAGCAAATACCAATTTGAGAAATTGTAATTTACATTATAGGTATGATTGTTATTTTATTTACCCTTATTGTTTCACAATTACCATTTATTAGTAGTAGTTCTGAAGAAGTAACTTTTGAGCAGTTTATACCTTTAATAAGTTACGTTGCCGCAATTTTAATTGGGTATATTGTTAAATTTTTAAATTCTTGACTAAAAAAGAGAAAATTGAGAAAAGTAGTTAGTTAA